The Pseudomonas orientalis genome contains a region encoding:
- the metE gene encoding 5-methyltetrahydropteroyltriglutamate--homocysteine S-methyltransferase, with protein MAVAHSLGFPRIGRDRELKKAQEAFWKGELDEAGLRAVGRDLRKAHWDLQKQAGIELLPAGDFAWYDQVLTHSLMFGVIPERFRPADGQATLQTLFGMARGVSDACCAGAHALEMTKWFDTNYHYLVPEFSVDQQFHLGWDQLFEEVQEARDLGHAVKPVVIGPLTYLWLGKAKGGDFDKLDLLDRLLPLYGQIFQRLAELGVEWVQIDEPILVLDLPQEWKNAFERAYNLIQRDPLKKLVATYFGGLEENLGLAANLPVDGLHIDLVRAPEQYPTILDRLPAYKVLSLGVVNGRNVWRCDLEKALATLQHAQDKLGERLWVAPSCSLLHSPVDLAREDQLDVELKSWLAFALQKCAEVAVLTQALDRPEAPQVLAALAESRAVQAARAASPRIHKPAVQARVAAISARDSQRQSPFAQRIEKQRAGLDLPLFPTTTIGSFPQTASIRLARQSYKAGKLSEAEYVEAMHSEIRHAVEVQENLGLDVLVHGEAERNDMVEYFAEQLDGYAFSRFGWVQSYGSRCVKPALIYGDLSRPKAMTVEWIRYAQGLTRKVLKGMLTGPVTMLMWSFPREDVSREVQARQLALALRDEVVDLEAAGIRIVQIDEAAFREGLPLRQAQWPHYLDWATEVFRLCACGVRDETQIHTHMCYSEFNDVIESIAAMDADVITIETSRSDMALLDAFEAFAYPNDIGPGVYDIHSPRVPEVAQMVDLLRKAAKRIPAERLWVNPDCGLKTRGWPETEAALIHMVTAARQLRAELG; from the coding sequence ATGGCAGTCGCTCATTCCCTCGGATTTCCGCGCATTGGACGCGATCGTGAACTGAAAAAAGCGCAGGAAGCGTTCTGGAAGGGCGAGCTTGATGAGGCCGGCCTGCGCGCCGTGGGGCGTGACTTGCGCAAGGCCCATTGGGACCTGCAGAAACAGGCCGGCATCGAGTTGTTGCCCGCCGGTGATTTCGCCTGGTACGACCAGGTGCTGACCCACTCGCTGATGTTTGGCGTGATCCCGGAGCGTTTCCGGCCGGCCGATGGCCAGGCCACGTTGCAGACGTTGTTCGGCATGGCCCGTGGCGTCAGCGATGCGTGCTGCGCCGGCGCTCACGCCCTGGAGATGACCAAGTGGTTCGATACCAACTATCACTACCTGGTGCCGGAGTTCAGCGTCGATCAGCAATTCCACCTCGGATGGGACCAGTTGTTCGAAGAAGTCCAGGAAGCCCGCGACCTCGGGCACGCCGTCAAGCCGGTGGTGATTGGCCCGCTGACGTACCTGTGGCTAGGCAAGGCCAAGGGCGGCGACTTTGACAAGCTTGATCTGCTCGACCGCCTGCTGCCGCTGTACGGCCAGATCTTCCAGCGCCTGGCGGAGCTGGGTGTCGAGTGGGTGCAGATCGACGAGCCGATCCTGGTGCTGGATTTGCCGCAGGAGTGGAAGAACGCCTTTGAGCGTGCCTACAACCTGATCCAGCGTGATCCGTTGAAGAAACTGGTGGCCACCTACTTTGGCGGGCTGGAAGAAAACCTCGGCCTGGCCGCCAATCTGCCGGTCGACGGCCTGCACATCGACCTGGTACGGGCGCCGGAGCAATACCCGACGATTCTTGATCGCCTGCCGGCTTATAAGGTGCTGTCCCTGGGTGTGGTCAATGGCCGTAACGTGTGGCGCTGCGACCTGGAAAAAGCCCTGGCGACGTTGCAACACGCCCAGGACAAACTTGGTGAGCGCTTGTGGGTCGCGCCGTCCTGTTCACTGCTGCACAGCCCGGTGGATCTGGCGCGTGAAGACCAGTTGGACGTCGAGTTGAAGAGCTGGCTGGCCTTCGCTTTGCAAAAGTGCGCGGAAGTCGCGGTACTGACCCAGGCCCTCGACCGGCCCGAGGCACCGCAGGTGCTGGCCGCGCTGGCTGAGAGTCGTGCGGTACAGGCTGCGCGTGCCGCTTCGCCGCGTATTCACAAACCCGCGGTGCAAGCGCGCGTTGCCGCGATCAGCGCCAGGGACAGCCAGCGCCAATCGCCGTTTGCCCAGCGTATCGAGAAGCAGCGGGCCGGCCTCGACCTGCCGCTGTTTCCCACCACTACCATCGGTTCGTTCCCGCAAACTGCGTCGATCCGCCTGGCGCGCCAGTCGTACAAGGCCGGCAAGTTGAGCGAAGCCGAATACGTCGAAGCAATGCACAGCGAGATCAGGCACGCGGTCGAGGTCCAGGAAAACCTCGGCCTGGATGTGCTGGTGCACGGTGAAGCCGAACGTAACGACATGGTCGAATACTTCGCCGAGCAATTGGACGGCTACGCGTTCAGCCGTTTCGGCTGGGTACAGAGCTACGGTTCGCGCTGTGTGAAACCGGCGCTGATCTACGGCGACCTGAGCCGTCCGAAAGCGATGACGGTGGAGTGGATTCGCTATGCCCAGGGCCTCACGCGCAAGGTGCTCAAGGGCATGTTGACGGGCCCGGTGACCATGCTGATGTGGTCGTTCCCACGGGAAGACGTGAGTCGTGAAGTGCAGGCGCGGCAGCTGGCCCTGGCGCTGCGTGACGAGGTGGTGGACCTGGAAGCCGCCGGTATCAGGATCGTGCAGATCGACGAGGCCGCGTTCCGCGAAGGCTTGCCGTTGCGTCAGGCGCAATGGCCGCACTACCTGGACTGGGCCACCGAAGTGTTCCGCCTGTGCGCCTGCGGCGTGCGTGACGAGACCCAGATTCACACCCACATGTGCTACAGCGAATTCAACGATGTGATCGAGTCCATCGCGGCGATGGATGCCGACGTCATCACCATTGAAACCTCGCGCTCGGACATGGCGTTGCTCGATGCGTTCGAAGCCTTTGCCTACCCCAACGACATCGGCCCTGGCGTCTACGACATCCACTCGCCACGGGTGCCGGAGGTGGCGCAGATGGTTGACTTGCTGCGCAAGGCGGCCAAGCGGATTCCGGCCGAGCGATTGTGGGTGAACCCCGATTGCGGCCTGAAAACCCGCGGCTGGCCGGAGACGGAAGCGGCGTTGATCCACATGGTGACGGCGGCGCGCCAACTGCGTGCGGAACTGGGCTGA
- a CDS encoding ABC transporter permease, producing MKRSSLFVLQLFFTLLVCAFMLVPVLLSLLAGLTRNFFVGVSSGLTFDWLIQVWQAYSPTVWLSLQLALACAVCVCVIGVPAAYALVRMNNRFSRAFEELMVLPVAMPGLASALALLLTYGQFGSFRSSWLFILVGHVLFTLPFLVRPVMAVMQRQQLPVLEEAAASLGAGPIKRFFSVVVPNCRAGILAGVLMVVTLSLGEFNLTWMLHTPLTKTLPVGLADSYASARLEIASAYTLIFLLMIVPLLIALQAISARLSRGERR from the coding sequence GTGAAGCGCTCATCGCTGTTTGTGCTGCAACTGTTCTTTACCCTGCTGGTGTGCGCCTTCATGTTGGTGCCGGTGCTGCTGTCGCTGCTGGCGGGGCTGACACGCAACTTCTTTGTCGGCGTTTCCAGCGGTTTGACCTTCGACTGGTTGATCCAGGTGTGGCAAGCCTATTCGCCCACCGTGTGGCTCTCGCTGCAACTGGCCCTGGCCTGCGCGGTGTGCGTCTGCGTGATCGGCGTGCCGGCGGCCTATGCCCTGGTGCGCATGAACAACCGTTTCAGTCGCGCCTTCGAAGAACTGATGGTGCTGCCGGTAGCGATGCCAGGGTTGGCCAGCGCGTTGGCGCTGCTGCTGACGTACGGCCAGTTCGGCAGCTTTCGCAGCAGTTGGCTATTCATCCTCGTCGGCCATGTGCTGTTCACCTTGCCGTTCCTGGTGCGTCCGGTGATGGCGGTGATGCAGCGCCAGCAACTGCCGGTATTGGAAGAAGCTGCCGCCAGCCTCGGTGCAGGTCCGATCAAGCGCTTTTTCAGCGTGGTGGTGCCCAATTGCCGGGCGGGGATCCTGGCCGGCGTACTGATGGTGGTCACCCTGAGCCTGGGTGAATTCAACCTGACCTGGATGCTCCACACGCCGTTGACCAAGACCCTGCCGGTGGGCCTCGCCGACAGCTACGCCTCGGCGCGCCTGGAAATCGCCAGTGCCTACACCCTTATCTTCTTGCTGATGATCGTGCCGCTGTTGATTGCGCTGCAGGCCATCAGTGCCCGTTTGTCCCGTGGAGAGCGTCGATGA
- a CDS encoding ABC transporter ATP-binding protein has protein sequence MTAITIGLQGCRKAFAGGTVAVHDLDLTVEGGETLAILGPSGCGKTTTLRLIAGLERPDVGQVFFGDRDVTRLPIERRDVGMVFQNYALFPNLDVAGNIVYGLKIRGMAPRERNKRCEELLELVGLQQHGKRSIHELSGGQRQRVALARALAPRPKVLLLDEPLAALDAQLRERLRGELSELLRGLGITSVFVTHDQGEAMALGDRILVMEHGRIAQLASPRDIYQKPANAFVAGFVGNLNAFAVSGSSPKGLKVCGGELPWHGTDQPDTLYCRPEHLRVMESEGHLHGRLLAQFFQGAQSRLLVDVGGPQPLLVDSSDNQLYAVGAPIALAIAPHMLFTLNA, from the coding sequence ATGACCGCTATTACTATTGGCCTGCAAGGCTGTCGCAAGGCGTTCGCCGGCGGCACCGTGGCCGTGCATGACCTGGACCTGACCGTCGAAGGCGGCGAAACCCTGGCGATCCTCGGCCCGTCCGGCTGCGGCAAAACCACCACGTTGCGCTTGATCGCCGGCCTGGAACGCCCGGACGTGGGCCAGGTGTTTTTCGGTGATCGGGACGTGACTCGCCTGCCCATTGAGCGCCGCGATGTGGGCATGGTGTTCCAGAATTACGCGCTGTTTCCCAACCTGGATGTGGCCGGCAACATTGTCTACGGCTTGAAGATTCGAGGGATGGCGCCGCGAGAGCGCAACAAGCGCTGCGAAGAACTGCTTGAGTTGGTGGGGTTGCAGCAGCACGGCAAGCGCAGCATCCATGAACTCTCCGGCGGCCAACGCCAGCGCGTCGCCCTGGCCCGCGCCCTGGCGCCACGCCCGAAAGTGTTGCTGCTGGACGAACCCCTGGCGGCCCTCGACGCACAACTGCGCGAGCGCCTGCGCGGTGAGCTGAGCGAACTGCTGCGCGGCCTTGGCATTACCTCGGTGTTCGTCACCCACGACCAGGGCGAAGCCATGGCCCTGGGCGACCGTATCCTGGTGATGGAGCACGGACGCATCGCACAACTGGCCAGCCCACGGGACATTTACCAGAAACCGGCCAATGCCTTTGTCGCAGGCTTTGTCGGCAACCTCAACGCCTTCGCCGTGAGCGGGTCGTCGCCCAAGGGCTTGAAAGTCTGCGGCGGCGAACTGCCGTGGCATGGCACCGACCAGCCCGACACGCTGTACTGCCGCCCCGAACATCTGCGGGTGATGGAGAGCGAAGGGCACCTGCACGGGCGTCTGCTGGCGCAGTTCTTCCAGGGCGCGCAGAGCCGTTTGCTGGTGGACGTGGGCGGCCCGCAACCGTTGCTGGTCGACAGCAGCGACAACCAGCTGTACGCCGTCGGCGCGCCGATTGCCCTGGCGATTGCGCCGCACATGTTGTTCACCCTGAATGCGTGA
- a CDS encoding GNAT family N-acetyltransferase: MDTPDILVLQASYTNAVHAEAIGSLLNHYAQDPMGGGHSLPIDLLQQLPAELAKRPHAFSVLAFVGGVPAGLVNCFEGFSTFACRPLVNVHDVVVAQPFRGLGLSQKMLQKVEEIARQRGCCKITLEVLEGNALAQSAYRKFGFDDSVSDPAHGRMLFWNKPL; encoded by the coding sequence ATGGACACCCCAGACATCCTGGTGCTGCAAGCCAGCTATACCAACGCCGTGCACGCCGAGGCCATCGGTTCGCTGCTCAACCATTATGCTCAAGACCCGATGGGCGGCGGTCACAGTTTGCCGATCGATCTGTTGCAGCAACTGCCTGCGGAACTGGCCAAGCGCCCCCATGCGTTCAGTGTGCTGGCGTTCGTTGGGGGTGTACCGGCCGGGCTGGTCAATTGCTTCGAGGGGTTTTCGACGTTCGCTTGTCGGCCCCTGGTCAATGTCCACGATGTGGTGGTGGCGCAACCGTTTCGTGGCTTGGGCTTGAGTCAGAAGATGCTGCAGAAGGTCGAGGAAATCGCCCGGCAGCGCGGTTGCTGCAAGATCACCCTGGAAGTGCTCGAAGGCAATGCGCTGGCACAGTCGGCGTACCGCAAGTTCGGTTTTGACGATTCGGTATCTGATCCCGCCCATGGCCGCATGTTGTTCTGGAACAAGCCGCTGTAA
- a CDS encoding phosphodiesterase, producing MNHPFLVAQISDLHLKAGQRLTYGVVDTLGALRRAVDHLNASQPRPDIVVISGDLVDFGRADEYAVLHPELARLHMPCYLVPGNHDARGPLLDAFGDHAYLPLSAEGPLDWVVDTHPLRLIGLDSTIPGSHGGQLLDSQLHWLDEQLALRPQAPTLLILHHPPFISGIGHMDREPFINAAALERVVARHPQVERLLCGHLHRPMQRRFGASLSCVCPGTSHQIVLDLQDAAPAHFNLEPAGYLLHRWDAQQGLISHNGVFGDYPGPYPFYDAHGLID from the coding sequence GTGAATCATCCGTTTCTCGTTGCACAGATCAGCGACCTGCACCTCAAGGCCGGCCAGCGCCTCACCTATGGCGTGGTTGATACCCTGGGCGCGCTGCGCCGCGCCGTCGATCACCTGAACGCCAGCCAACCACGGCCTGACATCGTGGTGATCAGCGGCGACCTCGTGGACTTTGGCCGCGCCGATGAATACGCCGTGCTGCACCCTGAACTCGCGCGCCTGCACATGCCGTGCTACCTGGTGCCCGGCAATCACGACGCGCGCGGGCCGTTGCTCGATGCGTTTGGCGATCATGCCTACTTGCCGTTATCGGCAGAGGGCCCGCTGGACTGGGTGGTAGACACGCATCCGCTGCGTCTGATCGGCCTCGACTCCACCATTCCCGGCAGCCATGGCGGCCAGTTGCTGGACAGCCAATTGCACTGGCTCGATGAGCAACTGGCGCTGCGCCCGCAGGCGCCGACCTTGCTGATCCTGCATCACCCGCCGTTTATCAGCGGCATCGGCCATATGGACCGCGAACCCTTCATCAACGCCGCCGCCCTGGAGCGCGTGGTGGCACGCCACCCGCAGGTGGAGCGCCTGTTGTGCGGGCATCTGCACCGGCCGATGCAGCGCCGTTTCGGTGCCAGCCTCAGTTGTGTATGCCCCGGCACGTCCCACCAGATCGTGCTGGATTTGCAGGACGCGGCGCCCGCGCATTTCAACCTGGAGCCGGCGGGCTATCTGTTGCATCGCTGGGATGCGCAACAGGGTTTGATCAGCCACAACGGCGTGTTCGGGGATTACCCGGGGCCGTATCCGTTCTATGACGCGCATGGGTTGATTGACTGA
- the zapE gene encoding cell division protein ZapE, producing the protein MTFDSPLAAYQHAIAQQGFVPDDAQRRAVQALQACHQALHQGGSPITGVYLWGPVGRGKTWLMDQFHQSLRVPARRQHFHHFMGWVHQRSFQLTGTRDPLQAVARELSRDVRVLCFDELFVNDIGDAIILGRLFQVMFEEGVVMVCTSNQPPEQLYAEGFNRERFLPGIAAINRHMQVLAVDGGEDHRLHPGVGLQRYWVNRPDALATLFRQMSDGQTLSDEKEVNVGHRTIAAVQASDAVLWCRYAELCEQPLAAMDFMLLCDRFKAILLGEVPNLSAQQRPGRIARGTEDGAERVAAGDRQLPELSRHDDSVRRFIALVDECYDRKVPLFIEAQVPLEQLYTEGYLAFPFRRTMSRLREMQLQRFGA; encoded by the coding sequence ATGACTTTCGACTCGCCGCTCGCCGCTTATCAACACGCTATCGCCCAGCAAGGCTTCGTGCCCGACGACGCTCAACGCCGGGCGGTGCAGGCCTTGCAAGCCTGTCACCAGGCGTTGCACCAGGGCGGTTCGCCGATTACCGGCGTTTACCTGTGGGGGCCGGTGGGGCGCGGCAAGACCTGGCTGATGGACCAGTTCCATCAAAGCCTGCGCGTGCCCGCGCGCCGCCAGCATTTTCATCACTTCATGGGCTGGGTGCACCAGCGCTCGTTCCAGCTCACCGGGACCCGGGACCCGCTGCAGGCAGTGGCGCGGGAATTGAGCCGGGACGTGCGCGTACTATGCTTCGACGAGTTGTTCGTCAATGACATCGGTGACGCAATCATTCTCGGCCGTCTGTTTCAGGTGATGTTCGAGGAGGGCGTGGTGATGGTCTGCACCTCCAACCAACCCCCTGAGCAGCTGTACGCCGAAGGTTTCAACCGTGAGCGGTTCTTGCCGGGTATCGCGGCAATCAATCGGCACATGCAGGTGCTGGCCGTGGACGGCGGCGAGGATCATCGTCTGCATCCCGGCGTGGGTCTGCAGCGCTACTGGGTCAATCGGCCCGATGCACTGGCCACGCTGTTCCGGCAGATGAGCGACGGGCAAACCCTCAGCGACGAGAAGGAAGTGAACGTGGGGCATCGCACGATAGCGGCGGTGCAGGCCAGTGACGCGGTGCTGTGGTGCCGCTATGCCGAGCTCTGCGAACAACCTCTGGCGGCGATGGATTTCATGCTGCTGTGCGATCGCTTCAAGGCCATCCTGCTGGGAGAGGTGCCCAACCTCAGCGCACAGCAGCGCCCTGGTCGTATTGCCCGGGGTACCGAAGACGGCGCCGAGCGCGTGGCTGCGGGGGATCGCCAATTGCCGGAGTTGTCCAGGCACGATGACAGCGTGCGGCGCTTTATCGCGTTGGTGGATGAATGTTACGACCGCAAAGTGCCGTTGTTCATCGAGGCCCAGGTGCCGCTGGAACAGCTTTATACCGAAGGCTACCTGGCGTTTCCTTTTCGTCGCACCATGAGCCGCTTGCGCGAAATGCAGCTGCAGCGTTTCGGCGCCTGA
- a CDS encoding TonB-dependent siderophore receptor — MLAPFTRSITLTLGLFSLAPSAELLAETDPEHTPARALELGATRVTADGLGATTEHTGAYTTGSMSTATRLNLSVKETPQSISVITRQQMDDFNLNTLTDVLRQTTGINVQHNDSDRVSYTSRGYGINNFQIDGMLNTFGYMKSDADTIIYDRIEVVRGATGLTTGAGDPSATVNMVRKRPTAQWQAKTGISGATHDNYYSYLDVGGPLAFDGKLRGRSVLAYRDSKSFRDNYALQRAVGYGILEGDLSDDTVLAVGFDYQDKQVQGTSWGTVPYWNSQGGKAGLSRSTNMAAHWSSWPLTDKTTFATLDHRLGGDWHLKAAYTHRQSDTDGKVYYGGAGFPNADRSGMTAWASHMRGTSRMEAIDLNLAGSYALLGREHALMMGYGEAAQRDTSPFMRSNLPASYYPIADWKHMGGIGKFTDEVTDLKGEHSKKQQKAGYLATRLSLTDRLHAVLGSRYGSWELESATPEYNANNQLTASGKTGQTHNDMFTPYAGLLYDVTPQYTVYASYTDIFKPQSAKDVNKKYLEPVVGSNYEVGLKGSVLNERLNLAAAYFWSTQDNVAERDDSVPPNPITGEEYYKSGGKGNKVKGFELEAAGEIAPDWNLTAGYTYTHSVNGAGQRNNTGQPLNLLKISSAYRLPGAWRNLTVGGAVNWQSDIFDFGNRPTGERDDKGNLITTRSKIEQQGYTVVNLMSRYQFDEQVTASINVNNLFDKKYYERVGFYNGVYWGDPRSVTLALDWRL; from the coding sequence GCCACCCGCGTCACCGCCGACGGCCTGGGCGCGACCACCGAGCACACCGGCGCCTACACCACGGGCTCGATGAGCACCGCCACGCGCCTGAACCTGTCCGTCAAGGAAACCCCGCAATCGATCTCGGTGATCACGCGCCAGCAGATGGATGATTTCAACCTCAACACCCTGACCGACGTGTTGCGCCAGACCACCGGCATCAACGTCCAGCACAATGACTCGGACCGGGTGTCCTATACCTCCCGTGGCTACGGCATCAACAACTTCCAGATTGACGGGATGCTCAACACCTTCGGCTACATGAAGAGCGACGCCGACACCATCATCTATGACCGTATCGAAGTAGTGCGCGGCGCCACCGGCCTGACGACCGGCGCGGGCGATCCTTCGGCCACCGTCAATATGGTACGCAAGCGCCCGACCGCCCAATGGCAGGCGAAAACCGGCATCAGTGGCGCCACCCATGACAACTATTACAGCTACCTCGACGTCGGCGGCCCGCTGGCCTTCGACGGCAAGTTGCGCGGGCGCAGCGTACTGGCCTACCGAGACAGCAAATCCTTTCGTGATAACTATGCACTGCAGCGCGCGGTCGGCTACGGCATTCTCGAGGGCGACCTGTCCGACGACACCGTGCTGGCCGTAGGTTTTGATTACCAGGACAAGCAGGTACAGGGTACGTCCTGGGGCACCGTACCCTACTGGAACAGCCAGGGCGGCAAGGCCGGGCTGTCGCGCTCCACCAATATGGCCGCGCACTGGAGCTCCTGGCCACTGACCGACAAGACCACCTTCGCCACCCTCGACCATCGCCTCGGCGGCGATTGGCACCTGAAGGCCGCCTACACCCATCGCCAGAGCGATACCGATGGCAAGGTGTACTACGGCGGCGCGGGTTTCCCCAATGCCGACCGCAGCGGCATGACCGCCTGGGCCAGCCATATGCGCGGCACGTCGAGAATGGAAGCCATCGACCTCAACCTGGCCGGCAGCTACGCGCTGCTGGGCCGCGAACATGCGCTGATGATGGGCTATGGCGAGGCCGCGCAACGGGACACGTCGCCCTTCATGCGCAGCAACCTGCCTGCCAGCTATTACCCCATCGCGGACTGGAAGCACATGGGCGGTATCGGCAAGTTCACCGATGAGGTCACCGACCTCAAGGGCGAGCACAGCAAGAAACAACAGAAAGCCGGCTACCTCGCCACTCGCCTGAGCCTGACCGACCGTCTGCATGCCGTACTCGGCAGCCGCTACGGCAGTTGGGAGCTGGAAAGCGCCACCCCCGAATACAACGCCAACAATCAACTGACCGCTTCCGGCAAAACCGGCCAGACCCATAACGATATGTTCACGCCCTATGCCGGGCTGCTGTACGACGTCACGCCGCAGTACACCGTCTACGCGAGCTACACCGACATCTTCAAGCCGCAAAGCGCGAAAGACGTGAACAAGAAATACCTGGAGCCGGTGGTGGGCAGTAATTATGAAGTTGGCCTCAAGGGCAGCGTGCTCAACGAACGGCTGAATCTGGCGGCCGCGTATTTCTGGAGCACCCAGGACAACGTCGCCGAGCGCGATGACTCGGTGCCGCCCAACCCGATCACTGGCGAGGAGTACTACAAGTCCGGCGGCAAGGGCAACAAGGTGAAAGGTTTCGAGCTGGAAGCGGCCGGGGAAATTGCGCCGGACTGGAACCTGACCGCAGGCTACACCTACACCCACTCGGTGAACGGCGCAGGCCAGCGCAACAATACCGGCCAGCCGTTGAACCTGCTGAAAATATCCAGCGCTTACCGCCTGCCCGGGGCCTGGCGCAACCTGACCGTGGGCGGCGCGGTGAATTGGCAGAGCGACATCTTTGACTTCGGCAACCGGCCCACGGGTGAACGCGATGACAAAGGCAACTTGATCACCACGCGATCAAAGATCGAGCAACAGGGCTACACCGTGGTCAACCTGATGTCGCGCTACCAGTTCGACGAACAGGTGACGGCGTCGATCAACGTCAATAACCTGTTTGACAAGAAATACTACGAGCGCGTCGGTTTTTACAATGGCGTGTATTGGGGCGATCCGCGCTCGGTCACGCTGGCACTTGACTGGAGGCTATAA